From Podospora bellae-mahoneyi strain CBS 112042 chromosome 3, whole genome shotgun sequence, the proteins below share one genomic window:
- a CDS encoding hypothetical protein (EggNog:ENOG503Q3J3; COG:S) → MDLGDSDGGFDAGFGGPEKKRPLPADLPRSLDDRRHAPAELLVPETEMYDGWQGQSQFLTTPITAKPLSFGNLTLDDPNYEEELTKGGPDSEKRLMEMLAAQAAHTTSAVFEDEDVVAADPKRSEEEKKDVLQRTFIMAASNGNLESVNKILNGKAREYIDVNAPDDEGTPALIYASCFGHESVVQALIDAGADVDKQDRNQWSALMWAMTNRHKGIATILLDNGASPDKKTSTGRTAFDFAGQDSDMNFYLNDSGGYGIGTVGLDDDFYKPGFSQDKFEEELAENEMRRRMMMDSARDLEVDLGNMGIDDQPETFDEFDEEEQQEFDWSRCLHDQMFVFQESDLDTILDIVITNMTPQRSPTQKPVPANMIFLGARYAHYHASPELLAKLLVTAMDKINYVVEQHQWDMTILAFWMSNATLLLHYLKKDDGLVEATTEFQAQLAELINEIFILIVRDAERRLDKVLEPAMLDHETIPGFENITFQNEWKLFKRKKEVQEEPLEKRLRPPSPKQRAKPSPRNVTSLLSSTLFVLDLYDVHSVITAQISSQLIYWLGAELFNRIMSNRKYLARTKAMQIRMNISVLEDWVRSNNRQPEHYEKGEMKSTGETLLEASKRHLAPVIQLLQWLQCFSSLGQDDLEALVGTLQQLRSLSPQQLLHSAAHYRPEVGEGGLPKSAQKYLAAVQKEREARRKVAGEGSSPGKNKNGGGEVPMSPAEGGGGMFDEEVEEAPANLLLDPALMLPFVLPSVTDMLVSYGAGFGGVNRERERKYLPSIPPEFLERIENSTGQSGGGGGGMGGGGIGGMDRGQRLYGGRDWEDEE, encoded by the exons ATGGATCTCGGGGATTCAGACGGCGGCTTCGATGCCGGCTTTGGTGGCCCGGAAAAGAAGCGCCCACTGCCCGCCGACCTGCCGCGGTCACTAGACGACCGGAGACATGCTCCCGCCGAGTTGCTGGTGCCCGAGACGGAGATGTACGACGGATGGCAGG GACAATCGCAATTCCTGACCACGCCCATCACCGCGAAGCCGTTATCGTTTGGCAACCTGACGCTGGATGACCCCAACtacgaggaggagttgacAAAGGGCGGCCCGGACAGCGAGAAACGGCTTATGGAAATGCTTGCCGCCCAGGCCGCACACACAACGAGCGCCGTgtttgaggacgaggatgtgGTCGCTGCCGATCCGAAGCggtccgaggaggagaagaaggatgtaTTGCAGAGGACGTTCATCATGGCCGCCAGCAATGGCAACCTGGAGTCTGTAAACAAGATATTGAACGGAAAGGCCAGGGAATACATAGACGTGAATGCGCCAGACGACGAGGGGACGCCGGCCCTCATATACGCGAGCTGCTTT GGACACGAGTCGGTGGTACAGGCGTTGATTGACGCGGGAGCCGATGTCGACAAGCAGGATCGCAATCAGTGGAGTGCTCTTATGTGGGCCATGACAAACAGACACAAGGGAATCGCGACGATACTTTTGGACAATGGGGCGTCGCCAGATAAGAAGACCTCGACAGGGAGGACGGCGTTCGATTTCGCTGGCCAGGATAGCGACATGAACTTTTACCTCAACGACAGTGGCGGGTATGGCATCGGAACGGTCGGGCTGGACGATGACTTTTATAAACCTGGATTTTCCCAGGACAAGTTCGAGGAAGAGTTGGCCGAAAACGAAATGCGCCGACGCATGATGATGGACAGTGCTAGGGATCTGGAGGTGGACCTTGGCAACATGGGCATCGATGACCAGCCTGAG ACCTTTGATGAATtcgatgaagaagaacagcAGGAGTTTGACTGGTCAAGATGTCTTCACGATCAAATGTTTGTTTTCCAGGAGAGCGATCTCGACACGATCCTAGACAttgtcatcaccaacatgacACCGCAACGATCTCCAACTCAGAAACCAGTACCAGCAAACATGATTTTCCTCGGGGCCAGATATGCGCATTATCACGCCAGTCCAGAGTTACTGGCGAAGCTACTGGTAACAGCTATGGACAAGATCAACTACGTGGTGGAACAACACCAATGGGACATGACTATTCTTGCGTTCTGGATGTCCAACGCCACGCTTCTTCTACATTACCTCAAAAAAGACGACGGCCTCGTCGAGGCCACGACCGAGTTCCAAGCGCAATTGGCCGAGCTGATTAACGAAATTTTTATTCTTATCGTCCGCGACGCCGAGAGACGCCTGGACAAGGTGCTCGAACCGGCGATGCTCGACCACGAAACGATACCGGGGTTCGAAAACATCACGTTTCAAAACGAATGGAAGCTCTTcaagaggaaaaaagaggTGCAAGAAGAGCCTCTCGAGAAGCGATTACGACCTCCGTCGCCAAAACAGCGAGCGAAGCCCTCGCCACGAAACGTTACTTCCCTGCTGTCGTCCACCCTTTTTGTGCTGGATCTTTATGATGTTCACTCGGTGATCACGGCGCAGATTTCTTCGCAGCTGATATACTGGCTCGGGGCGGAGCTGTTCAACCGCATCATGTCCAACAGGAAGTACCTGGCGAGGACGAAGGCGATGCAGATCAGGATGAATATTTCTGTCTTGGAGGACTGGGTGAGGAGCAACAACCGGCAGCCGGAGCATTATGAAAAAGGGGAGATGAAGTCGACGGGGGAGACGTTGTTGGAGGCGTCGAAGAGGCACCTGGCGCCGGTGATTCAGCTGCTGCAGTGGCTGCAGTGTTTTTCGAGTCTGGGGCAGGACGACCTGGAGGCGCTGGTGGGGACGCTGCAGCAGTTGCGGAGTCTGAGTCCGCAGCAGCTGTTGCATTCGGCGGCGCATTATAGGccggaggttggggaggggggactgCCGAAGTCGGCACAGAAGTATTTGGCTGCTGTTCAGAAGGagcgggaggcgaggaggaaggtggctggggaggggtCATCGCCGGGGAAGAATAAgaatggaggtggtgaggttcCGATGTCGCCGGCggagggcggcggggggatgtttgatgaggaggtggaggaggcgccgGCGAATTTGCTGCTGGATCCGGCGTTGATGCTGCCGTTTGTGCTGCCTAGCGTGACGGATATGTTGGTTAGTTATGgggctgggtttgggggggtgaatagggagcgggagaggaagtATTTGCCTAGTATACCGCCGGAGTTTTTGGAGAGGATTGAGAATTCGACTGGGCAgagtggtgggggtggaggggggatgggagggggagggataggggGGATGGATAGGGGGCAGAGGTTgtatggggggagggattgggaggatgaggagtaG